The proteins below come from a single Miscanthus floridulus cultivar M001 chromosome 1, ASM1932011v1, whole genome shotgun sequence genomic window:
- the LOC136549984 gene encoding LOW QUALITY PROTEIN: microtubule-associated protein 70-4-like (The sequence of the model RefSeq protein was modified relative to this genomic sequence to represent the inferred CDS: deleted 2 bases in 2 codons), producing the protein MGSLGEVDHGKEMFHGHGHSDPVVDELNRLQNLLREKERELGHAYSEIKGLKVTEALKDKAIAELSKELKKQDEKMRSLEKQFEQKNLEVKRLNNERKEALSAQFAAESTLRRIHSSQKDEESVPFDAIIAPLESDIRKYRHEIAVLQDDKKALERHLKLKEVALVEASNILRSALERALIVEDVQNQNIELKKQMEIYHEENKLLEKANRQKVLEVEKLTHTINELEESILATSEVANAVHFYQNQATKLNEEKRTLERELARAKVYVNRVASTAANEWKDDSDKLMPVKRWLEERRLLQGEIQRLRDKITIAEKSSKIEAHLNDKLKRRLKSLEYDMRNETSNSSTKDINKQATPRRSTSQPKQCKTARVLPQPYSHEAIDRRPISQSRASGAGKVLKQPNSETKPTEKTRVVKRFDSPRARTVSSKDECPIKNQLWASKGKMDVVAGKENKVQNPNSKTHLNVSHSQGHADTKVFDGNDEYGIQSSEHHEAMENERNGDSSSDESSP; encoded by the exons ATGGGTAGCTTGGGAGAGGTTGATCATGGCAAGGAGATgttccatggccatggccattcTGATCCTGTTGTCGACGAGCTCAACCGTCTGCAGAATCTCCTCAGAG AAAAGGAAAGGGAGTTAGGACATGCATACAGTGAAATCAAAGGCTTGAAGGTGACGGAAGCTCTGAAGGACAAGGCTATTGCTGAG CTGAGCAAGGAACTGAAGAAACAGGACGAGAAGATGAGAAGTTTGGAGAAACAGTTTGAGCAGAAG AATTTAGAAGTCAAAAGACTAAACAATGAGCGCAAAGAAGCATTGTCTGCACAATTCGCTGCAGAGTCAACACTTAGAAGGATACACTCTTCTCAAAAAGATGAGGAATCGGTTCCATTCGATGCCATCATAGCACCCTTGGAGTCAGACATAAGAAAATATAGACATGAG ATTGCAGTGCTCCAAGATGACAAGAAGGCATTAGAACGACATCTAAAGTTGAAGGAGGTGGCGCTTGTTGAAGCAAGCAACATTTTGCGTAGCGCGCTTGAGAGGGCACTGATAGTAGAGGATGTTCAGAATCAGAACATTGAACTAAAGAAACAGATGGAGATATACCAT GAAGAGAATAAATTGTTAGAGAAGGCTAACAGACAGAAGGTGCTAGAGGTCGAGAAGCTCACGCATACCATTAATGAACTTGAAGAGTCCATTCTCGCAACTAGCGAGGTTGCCAATGCAGTGCACTTCTATCAAAATCAAGCTACCAAGTTGAAT GAGGAAAAGAGGACCCTTGAGAGGGAGCTAGCTCGAGCCAAGGTTTATGTCAATCGTGTCGCATCGACAGCAGCGAATGAATGGAAAGACGACTCTGACAAGCTGATGCCAGTCAAGAGATGGCTAGAAGAACGAAGGCTCCTACAG GGAGAGATACAACGACTACGTGACAAGATAACAATAGCAGAAAAGTCTTCAAAGATTGAAGCCCATCTTAAT GACAAACTCAAAAGGAGACTTAAGTCACTCGAATATGACATGAGAAATGAAACATCCAACTCATCTACAAAGGACATTAACAAACAAGCCACTCCTAGAAGATCAACGTCTCAACCAAAGCAA TGCAAAACAGCGAGAGTGTTGCCTCAACCATATTCACATGAAGCCATTGATAGAAGGCCTATATCTCAATCAAGGGCATCAGGGGCAGGGAAAGTATTGAAGCAACCTAATTCAGAAACCAAACCTACAGAGAAAACTAGAGTTGTGAAGCGA TTTGATAGCCCTAGAGCGAGAACGGTTTCTAGTAAAGATGAGTGTCCAATAAAAAATCAACTATGGGCATCAAAAGGCAAAATGGATGTTGTTGCCGGGAAAGAGAACAAAGTACAAAACCCAAATTCCAAGACACATTTGAATGTTTCACATTCACAAGGGCATGCAGACACAAAAGTGtttgatggaaatgatgaatatgGAATTCAAAGTAGCGAACATCATGAAGCCATGGAGAATGAGAGAAATGgggatagctctagtgatgaaagTAGCCCTTAG